One window of Nicotiana tomentosiformis chromosome 11, ASM39032v3, whole genome shotgun sequence genomic DNA carries:
- the LOC108944922 gene encoding UPF0057 membrane protein At4g30660-like yields the protein MDSRCAILCEVLLAILLPPLGVCLRHGCCTVEFLICLVLTILGYVPGIIYALYAILCVDREPPYDHYRDLA from the exons ATGGACTCAAGATGTGCAATTCTATGTGAAGTTTTACTAGCAATCTTGCTTCCTCCTCTTGGTGTTTGCCTCCGCCATGGTTGCTGCACT GTGGAGTTCTTGATTTGCTTGGTGTTGACCATATTGGGCTATGTTCCTGGAATTATCTATGCTCTCTATGCTATCCTTTGTGTTGACCGTGAACCACCATATGATCATTATCGCGATCTTGCTTAA